The following nucleotide sequence is from Austwickia chelonae.
AAGGCTTGGAAAGAAAGCGTCGAGCTACTCAAGAAGGGCCCGGTCAAGCAGGGCTCGCAGACCCACTACCTCGGTGATCTCGTCCACAACACCGCCGCGGCCATGTACGACGACGAGTCCTTCCCGCGGCTGATGGAGTCCATCCATGAAGCATGGAAGACCCTCACCGAGCGGAAGAAACCCACTGTCACCCTGAAGCAGACCGCCGAAGAAGCTCAGAAGAAGAGCATCGCACCTCAGCTCTTCGCAGCGCCGGACAATACCGCCGAGAAAGCCATTGTGCCCGGGACGAAACCGCCCAAGGACGCAGCCTGGACGGACACCTTCCGGATCGCCGGGGTGATGTGTTCCGACACGGCGAACCCGAAAGACCCCCAGGCCTGGGTGCATGTCGGGAATAGCCCCGAGGCGCAGAAGAACCCCTTCCGCGCCTCTTGGGCCTGGGATTCCTCGCTCTGCGCTCGATGGCCAGGCCAGGACAAGAACGTCTATCGCGGGCCCTTCAACGTCAAACCAGCCAACCCGATGCTGGTCCTCAACAACACCCACGACCCGGCCACGCCGATGGCCGGAGCGAAGAAATTGGTAGCTCTCTCCCCCGGTGCCCGACTGTTGGCCGTCGATGCCTGGGGACATATGAGCGCAGACAAGAACACCTGCGCCGCCAAAGCTGCCGAAACCTATCTCGTGGACGGCAAGCTCCCCGCCGAAGGTGCTGTCTGCAAAACCGAAGGATCGCTGTTTCCGGAGAAATGATCTCCGGCGCCCACTCATTCCCTGTCCCTCTACGCCGACCAACCCCTCCAGGAGGAACCTTTCCAGTGCGCACATCCATTGCCGTCCTGGCCGCTTCGGCTGTCACCCTGACACTGATCCCGCCAGTACACGCAGCTCCCGTCCACGCCGAGGGCCAGAAACCCGCCGTCGCCCACGCCACGCCACCCGGCTTGGACATGTCCAAGGTGAAAACCCCTGCCCTGAAATGGGCCCCCTGCGAGAAGAACAAGACTCTGCTCTGCACTGTCGCGCTGCTTCCGCTCGACTACTCCAAACCCGATGGCCCCAAAATCGCAATCGGCATGTCGAAATCCTCAGCCTCCGGGAAGAAAAAAGGCACCATCTTCGTCAACCCGGGGGGCCCTGGTTCGAGTGCTTCTGTAAGAGTTCCCGAGTTCGCCGAGGTCCTCGGCAAGACTGTTACCAGTGAGTACGACGTCATCGGCGTCGACCCGCGCGGCATCGGCGCCAGCTCACCGGCGGCCTGCTGGAGCAACGCCAAGACACCGGCCGCTCCCAAGGCGAGATTCCCTCTCACCGCAGCTGAGCAGAAGGAAGAGTTCGAGAGGGACGCCTATCGGCGTGCTGCCTGTGACAAGACGGGGCGGCCCATCATCGACCACATGTCGACCGCCTCGACCGCCCGCGACATGGAGATGATCCGCCGGGCCGTCGGCGACAAACAGCTCAACTACTACGGCGTCTCCTACGGGTCTTATCTCGGCGCCACCTACGCAGCACTCTTCCCCCACACCGTCGGTCGCATGGCAGTGGACAGCGTGCTGGACCCGGTCGCCTATTCCACCGGACGCAAAGGCAAAGAATCGATTCCTTCGTCCGCCCGTGTCGGGTCCGGAGAAGGTGCGCAGGAAGCCCTCAAAGCAGCTTTCGCCGAGTGCAAGAAAGCCGGACCGAAAGCCTGCCCACACGGTGATGTCATCGAAAAAGCCTGGACTGAAACCCTCGACGCACTGAAGAAAGCGCCGGTCAAGAAGGGGAACACCACCTACACCTATCAGAACATTATTACTGAAACTGGGACCGCGATGTATGACTCATCGGGGTACACCAAGCTGATCAACGCCATCCATGAGGCCTGGCAGGCGGTGACGGTCAAGAAGGTGCCGCCGACCAAGCTGAAGCAAGCGGCAGAGGAAGCCCGTAAGGAATCCATGGTCACGCCTCTCCCCGAGCAGGTGGCGGTCCAGAAGGAACGGGGGGAGGAACGCCCTCCGGTCATGGAAAGCCAGTCGATCCCTGCCGAGGAAGGCCAGGTCAAAACCCCTCCCGGGCAGACGAAGGCCCCGTCTGCACCCCCGCAGTCCAAGGATCCGTCGCGCCCGTCGACGAAAGCACCGGCTCCCTCTGCACCGCCTACGGGTAAAGCCCCGGCGCCGGAGAAGCCGGTCGCGCCGGGCGTACCCGCACCGAACGAGGATGTCTGGAGCGAAAAGGTCGGCTCGCACGGCGTGCTCTGCTCTGACACGACTAACCCCAGTGACCCACAGGTCTGGGCAAAATATGCTAATTCTCCTGAAGCACAGAAGAATCCATTCCTAGGGTATTGGGTATGGGCTTCCTCCAGCTGCGCGAACTGGCCGGGCAAGGACAAGCACGCCTACCGTGGCCCCTTCGATGTCAAACCGGCCAACCCACTACTGATCCTGAACAACACCCACGACCCGTCGACTCCACTGGAGAATGCCAAGGCCCTGAACAAGGTCTCCCCGGGCTCCCGTCTGGTCACCGTCGAGGCCTGGGGCCACGGCAGCAGCTTCGTCAGTAGTTGCGCTCACCAGGCATTGGAGAACTTCCTGCTCAAGGGAGCGCTCCCCAAGGAGGGTCTGACCTGCAAGGCCGACAAACCACTGTTCGCCGGCAAGTGAGGCCCGTCACGGACAGCGCCGCTGAGGGGAACTGCGCGAGATAGCAGGTAGAGCATCGCCCGCCGCTCCCACTCCCTCAATCGGAGGGAACCTGGGCACCATACTCGGTGCTCAGGTCGCAGGTAAACCAGCGCAAGGAGCGCGAACGAGGTAACAGCGGAAACCTGGGCACCATACTCGGTGCCCAGGTTTCCGATGTTTGAGGTGGGTGAGCGATGGAGAGGTCCAGCGCAGCGCCGTGAACGAAAATTCTTTATCGCAGAGATATCCATAAAGAGCAGATTTGACGGTTTTTACTCAAAGAATTTCCCATCAACCATATGGTTAAATAGAATATAATCAGTCGCAGATCAAGAGTGCATTCTTGGCAAAAGCGACATTAAATACATAATCCATCAAGAGGCCCCTACAAAAACCACCTGCGAGCCAAAGCGCCGCACCCACCGCGGCGTGCCTCACCGGCAGCCCTCGTCGCGATGCACAGCGCCACGCCAAGGAACGACTCCCCGAACCCGTCTCCCTACCCATCGACCGTTCAGGAGGAACCTCTTCCCGTGCACACCTCTGTTGCCGTCCTGGCCGTTTCGGCCATCGCCCTGTCTCTGGTGCCACAGGCACACGCCGCCCCTGTCCGCCTCGAGGACCAGAAACCAGCCGCCGCCCAGGGAGCACCACCCGGCATGGACATGTCCAAGGTGAAAGTACCTGCGCTGGCATGGAAGCCTTGTGAAAATAAGAATATTCTTCTCTGCGCGACCGCTTTGTTGCCACTTGACTATTCGAAACCAGATGGCCCCAAGATCGCGGTAGGTATGGCAAAAATGCCTGCCTCAGGAAAGAAGAAGGCTACTGTCTTCATCAATCCGGGCGGTCCCGGAGCAAGCGCCACCGCCGCCGTTTTCAAGTTCGGCAGCATCCTGGGAAAGAACATCGGAGCCGAGCACGACATCATCGGCATCGACCCG
It contains:
- a CDS encoding alpha/beta fold hydrolase, giving the protein MRTSIAVLAASAVTLTLIPPVHAAPVHAEGQKPAVAHATPPGLDMSKVKTPALKWAPCEKNKTLLCTVALLPLDYSKPDGPKIAIGMSKSSASGKKKGTIFVNPGGPGSSASVRVPEFAEVLGKTVTSEYDVIGVDPRGIGASSPAACWSNAKTPAAPKARFPLTAAEQKEEFERDAYRRAACDKTGRPIIDHMSTASTARDMEMIRRAVGDKQLNYYGVSYGSYLGATYAALFPHTVGRMAVDSVLDPVAYSTGRKGKESIPSSARVGSGEGAQEALKAAFAECKKAGPKACPHGDVIEKAWTETLDALKKAPVKKGNTTYTYQNIITETGTAMYDSSGYTKLINAIHEAWQAVTVKKVPPTKLKQAAEEARKESMVTPLPEQVAVQKERGEERPPVMESQSIPAEEGQVKTPPGQTKAPSAPPQSKDPSRPSTKAPAPSAPPTGKAPAPEKPVAPGVPAPNEDVWSEKVGSHGVLCSDTTNPSDPQVWAKYANSPEAQKNPFLGYWVWASSSCANWPGKDKHAYRGPFDVKPANPLLILNNTHDPSTPLENAKALNKVSPGSRLVTVEAWGHGSSFVSSCAHQALENFLLKGALPKEGLTCKADKPLFAGK